CATGAAAACAGGAGAAACAAATGTCGACGCTGAATTCGATAGTCGCCGTGTACAGTACGCACGCGCAGGCTGAAGCTGCAATCAAGGAACTCCAGGAAGCTGGAGTCGATATGAAGAGCCTTTCGATCGCGGCGAAGGACACCCATACCGATGAACACGTCGTCGGCTACTACAACGCCGGCGACCGAATGAAGTACTGGGGCAAGATGGGCGCATTCTGGGGAGGCTTCTGGGGATTGCTCTTCGGATCTGCCATGTTCGCCATCCCCGGCCTTGGCCCCATCCTCGTCGCCGGCCCATTTGTCGCCTGGATTGTCGCTGGACTTGAAGGAGCAGTCGTCGTGGGCGGTGTTAGTGCGATCGGCGCTGGCCTTGTAAGCATCGGCATCCCAAAGGACAGCGTCCTCGAATATGAAGTCGCTCTCAGGACTGACAAGTATCTCCTCATCGTTCACGGCTCACCCGACCAGGTAAGCCGCGCCAAAGCGATCATTGAAGGCACGCAGCACACCTCCTACACGGTGCATGGCGAGACCGTCTTCGCGTAACACCCGACCGAATGGGCTGGAGCTTCTCGCTACTCGAACTCCAGCCCACCAGGGCTTCGCTGGGAGCTTCCTCCCCCCGCAAAGCTTACAGCGCATCATCTTCATCGCTCGGAGAAACAATGATTGAACACCTGCAAGAAGCGAGAGGTCCGGCCTTCGGATTCTCCGTCCACGGCAAATTGACGGCAGCGGATACGACCGATCTTCTCTCGAAGCTGGACGCCATGATCGGCGGCTACAAGAAACCAATTGGCGTCCTCGCTGACCTTACCCAGATGGAAGGGGCGGACTGGACTGCACGCTGGAACGAGATGCGCTTCCTGGAGCGCCATACAAGTCAAATTGCCCGGCTCGCGATCGTCGGTGCCTCCGAATGGGAAGAGGTCGCCAGCATGGTACTCGTCGCAACAGCAGCCCTTCAAGCCCAGACCCGCTACTACCAGAACTCCGAACTCTCCCACGCTTGGCATTGGGTCAAGATGCTCAAGCACGATGAGGAGACGCGGGTCCGTATCATGTACCCTGGACACGGGCTCTTTCAGGACTACACCCCCGAATACATGGGAATCTGAACCCAGCGACCGGGGAAGCCAAAAGCACGCGACTACGTAGCATCTAAAGTCAGGTGTAACGGGGCATCATGATCAATCGACATCGTGGCAGTTGCAACCTGACCGCCTTTAGCCTTCTCACGTTCCTGTCTCTCTGGTCCGCCTTGGCCGTAGCACAGTTCAGAACCCGGGACATATCCGGAACAGTGACCGACCACCAACATGAGCCGCTCAGAGGAGCAGTAGTCGAAGTGGAAAATTGCGTATCGCTCGGGGTCGTCTCTTACATCACGGATCGCGACGGAAGATATAGCTTCAGGCGCCTCGATGGCGATATCGACTATCGCCTGTGGGTCAACTTCCGTGGGCACAAATCCAGGGTCAGGCAGTTGAGCAAGTTGGACGAATATAAGCCACAGACCATCAACTTCGTTGTCGATCTCCACTGATCGAACATCGCTTCCTATTACCTAAGCAACATCCGCTCGCTCACTCATCTTCACCGGAATGGGCGGAGTCGCACGGGCCGCTGTGACCGTGTGATTCCTGGCCTTCGCGCGGCCTTTGATCCGCTGTGCAATCCAATGAAACGGCCGCAGCCACGGAGGAGGTATTCCGCAACTCTCGCATCCAAGCAGCGGTCGCAAATCTGCCAACACCGTGTAGGCGGCATTCAGGATCGCCTGGAAGGGCCTCCTCCCGAAGACGCTCACATCGAAGCTCCGCGCCAGCCACCGCGTGATCGGCAGTCTGCGTAGCGTCTCGGCCACGGCCTCTCCATTCGTTCTCATGGACCCATCAGGCATTAGGAGATGAATGTTTGCGTAGGCGTCCCATATGTCTAATTCCGGATTCAGCGCACGCAAAGCAAGCGGGTCGTTACCGATCGGCCGAACAATGAGAGAAGAGTCTCCTTCCTGCCGTTCCACCGATCGATTCACCCAGCGTGCAATAAACCGGCATACCGCACATTCATCGTTAAATAAGAGGATCGATTTGCTCAGATCTCGCTCCATAGTTACTCTGACTCCTGGAAGGGCCGAGTGACGGCATCCCACAGGACCTGCACCGATGGATCAGGCCCAACCGCACGCCCTATCTCTTCTCCTCCGAGAAACATCACAAGTGTCGGAGTTCCTTCAATCTCATACCGATTCGCGAGCTCCTGGTCTACCGCGATGTTTACCCGGAACAGAGCCTCCTGGGAACCTAGCCTCTCAGCGACCTCCTGCAACACTGGCTCAAGCAAGCGGCAGTGTTCGCAACCGTAGGACATAAACTCAACGGCCACAGGATGCGTGGCCTCAAGCACCAGCGCGTCGAATGTCTCTCCTGTGACTGATCTCACAGAGTCAGTTGCCACCGTCATACGAACTCCCCCTTAAACGCGAACTTTCGATGGAACGCTCAAAGTCAGTAAGGCGAGTCGTTCGCCATGCGTCGAGCAGGAGATTCGCTGCGACCAGCGTCACTTCCAGTTGAGTAAGCGACAACCCG
This Granulicella aggregans DNA region includes the following protein-coding sequences:
- a CDS encoding thioredoxin family protein; the protein is MTVATDSVRSVTGETFDALVLEATHPVAVEFMSYGCEHCRLLEPVLQEVAERLGSQEALFRVNIAVDQELANRYEIEGTPTLVMFLGGEEIGRAVGPDPSVQVLWDAVTRPFQESE
- a CDS encoding DCC1-like thiol-disulfide oxidoreductase family protein is translated as MERDLSKSILLFNDECAVCRFIARWVNRSVERQEGDSSLIVRPIGNDPLALRALNPELDIWDAYANIHLLMPDGSMRTNGEAVAETLRRLPITRWLARSFDVSVFGRRPFQAILNAAYTVLADLRPLLGCESCGIPPPWLRPFHWIAQRIKGRAKARNHTVTAARATPPIPVKMSERADVA
- a CDS encoding SpoIIAA family protein, encoding MIEHLQEARGPAFGFSVHGKLTAADTTDLLSKLDAMIGGYKKPIGVLADLTQMEGADWTARWNEMRFLERHTSQIARLAIVGASEWEEVASMVLVATAALQAQTRYYQNSELSHAWHWVKMLKHDEETRVRIMYPGHGLFQDYTPEYMGI
- a CDS encoding general stress protein, with translation MSTLNSIVAVYSTHAQAEAAIKELQEAGVDMKSLSIAAKDTHTDEHVVGYYNAGDRMKYWGKMGAFWGGFWGLLFGSAMFAIPGLGPILVAGPFVAWIVAGLEGAVVVGGVSAIGAGLVSIGIPKDSVLEYEVALRTDKYLLIVHGSPDQVSRAKAIIEGTQHTSYTVHGETVFA
- a CDS encoding carboxypeptidase-like regulatory domain-containing protein; this encodes MINRHRGSCNLTAFSLLTFLSLWSALAVAQFRTRDISGTVTDHQHEPLRGAVVEVENCVSLGVVSYITDRDGRYSFRRLDGDIDYRLWVNFRGHKSRVRQLSKLDEYKPQTINFVVDLH